A genome region from Natronobeatus ordinarius includes the following:
- a CDS encoding helix-turn-helix domain-containing protein, producing the protein MPVEAIEDQRLTPIPDEIESSQGKLVYLSLLLTDGATATELQKTLSLKKITVLSVLNSLASRGLVQRTGGNYVPA; encoded by the coding sequence ATGCCTGTCGAAGCTATCGAAGACCAGCGCCTGACGCCGATTCCGGACGAGATCGAATCGTCACAGGGCAAACTCGTGTACCTCTCGCTCTTACTTACGGACGGTGCGACGGCAACCGAACTTCAGAAGACGCTTTCGCTGAAAAAGATCACGGTCCTGAGTGTTCTGAACTCCCTCGCTTCGCGCGGTCTCGTCCAGCGAACCGGCGGCAACTACGTCCCTGCGTGA
- a CDS encoding homing endonuclease associated repeat-containing protein yields the protein MYHDDVDDEEEERRRADATPINLGGGKSDEVLDAIRAIDEELIGRPPTPRDWRDRETPATESEVLERFDGSWDDALVAAGRFRASHRAGHVDILEQLEAVEETNEALAEEGVDRHPTLFEVVDHTGIDPDEFLLVFDTWFHVVRGTFGEQQLEPEHITEEEVIRDVERIARKLSRPPSITDVDEWGAYPRVTYHQTVGLIDDMYELMDDELLPTKAELIEELELLASELDGSPTMVDVNEHSQYPYKVFFIHWDTWSDILEDVDLSGDN from the coding sequence ATGTACCACGACGACGTCGACGACGAGGAGGAAGAACGACGGCGCGCCGACGCCACCCCGATCAATCTCGGCGGTGGCAAGAGCGACGAGGTGCTCGACGCGATCCGCGCCATCGACGAGGAGCTGATCGGCCGGCCGCCGACGCCGCGAGACTGGCGCGACCGGGAGACGCCGGCGACCGAATCCGAGGTACTCGAGCGCTTCGACGGCAGCTGGGACGACGCCCTGGTCGCAGCCGGCCGCTTCAGGGCGAGTCACCGCGCCGGTCACGTCGACATCCTCGAGCAACTCGAGGCCGTCGAAGAGACGAACGAGGCGCTCGCCGAGGAGGGCGTCGACCGCCATCCCACGCTGTTCGAGGTCGTCGATCACACCGGAATCGACCCCGACGAGTTCCTGCTGGTCTTCGACACGTGGTTCCACGTCGTCCGGGGCACCTTCGGCGAGCAGCAACTCGAGCCCGAACACATCACCGAAGAAGAGGTGATCAGGGACGTCGAGCGGATCGCCCGCAAACTCAGTCGGCCGCCGTCGATCACCGACGTGGACGAGTGGGGTGCTTACCCCCGGGTCACCTACCACCAGACGGTGGGACTGATCGACGACATGTACGAGCTGATGGACGACGAGTTGCTGCCGACGAAAGCCGAACTGATCGAGGAGCTCGAGCTACTGGCCAGCGAACTGGATGGCTCGCCGACGATGGTCGACGTCAACGAGCACAGCCAGTATCCCTACAAGGTGTTTTTCATCCACTGGGACACCTGGTCGGACATTCTCGAGGACGTCGACCTGTCCGGTGACAACTGA
- a CDS encoding calcium/sodium antiporter translates to MLEGTALFLLLLAGGIVALYVGAELLVAGAARVALGVGLRAATVGVTVVALVTTAPELFVATIGALDVSGDIGLGTVVGSNVANIGLVLGLAALIRPLPISPLVLRRHVPFMVLAAFLLLVLSVDGTIGRLEGAVLLTVLVGFTGYLLYYVNADPAPVSAEPGSGEGITLRTVLLVVGGLLALVIGSRWLISGGRGLLAAMGFSDLFIGLTVLALGTSLPELAASVVGAIRGETAFSIGNVVGSNIYNVLAVIGIVALIVPISVSPSTLRFELPALVAFTLVLVGMMAHGDELSRVDGAILVVGYVGFVFLLFP, encoded by the coding sequence ATCCTCGAGGGAACCGCCCTCTTTCTCCTCTTGCTCGCGGGCGGGATCGTGGCGCTCTACGTCGGCGCGGAGTTGCTCGTCGCCGGAGCCGCGCGAGTGGCCCTCGGCGTCGGCCTCCGGGCGGCGACCGTCGGAGTGACCGTGGTCGCGCTCGTGACCACCGCGCCGGAGCTGTTCGTCGCGACGATCGGCGCGCTCGACGTCTCGGGGGACATCGGCCTCGGAACGGTCGTCGGCTCGAACGTCGCCAACATCGGACTCGTGCTGGGACTCGCAGCGTTGATTCGTCCGCTCCCGATCAGCCCACTCGTACTCCGCCGGCACGTCCCGTTCATGGTGCTGGCTGCGTTCTTGCTGCTCGTCCTGAGCGTCGACGGAACGATCGGTCGACTCGAGGGAGCGGTCCTCCTCACCGTCCTCGTGGGCTTTACCGGCTATCTGCTGTACTACGTCAACGCCGATCCCGCGCCGGTATCGGCCGAGCCCGGATCGGGTGAAGGGATCACGCTCCGGACCGTACTGCTCGTCGTCGGTGGGTTACTCGCGCTCGTGATCGGCTCTCGGTGGCTCATCTCGGGCGGGCGGGGCCTGCTCGCCGCGATGGGGTTTTCGGACCTGTTCATCGGACTCACCGTCCTCGCACTCGGCACCTCGTTACCCGAGCTCGCGGCCTCGGTCGTCGGCGCGATCCGTGGCGAGACGGCGTTCTCGATCGGGAACGTCGTGGGATCGAACATCTACAACGTTCTCGCCGTGATCGGGATCGTCGCGCTGATCGTCCCGATCTCCGTCTCGCCGAGTACCCTGCGCTTCGAACTCCCGGCACTGGTCGCGTTCACGCTCGTCCTCGTCGGAATGATGGCCCACGGCGACGAGTTGAGTCGCGTCGACGGGGCGATCCTCGTCGTCGGCTACGTCGGCTTCGTCTTTCTCTTATTCCCGTGA
- a CDS encoding 2Fe-2S iron-sulfur cluster-binding protein — translation MTEYTVEFVGTGETITCSDKETILSRCLEEGIAQEYSCRVGMCLACSAEILEGDVTQPAARGLTEAEADRYALTCMARPQSDLKLERGKYPPSIEDDVDADASSDPATADD, via the coding sequence ATGACGGAGTACACCGTGGAGTTCGTCGGCACCGGCGAGACGATCACGTGCTCGGACAAAGAGACGATTCTCAGTCGCTGTCTCGAGGAAGGCATCGCCCAGGAGTACTCCTGTCGCGTCGGGATGTGCCTGGCGTGTTCGGCTGAGATCCTCGAGGGTGACGTGACCCAGCCAGCCGCCCGCGGACTCACGGAGGCGGAGGCCGACCGCTACGCCCTGACCTGCATGGCTCGCCCCCAGTCGGACCTCAAACTCGAGCGCGGAAAGTACCCGCCGAGCATCGAGGACGACGTCGACGCCGACGCTTCGAGCGATCCGGCGACGGCCGACGACTGA
- a CDS encoding helix-hairpin-helix domain-containing protein, protein MGILQKLKSLLGVGDSPSDAARERDVGVTVERERRERADPDDRVDEPGTSDVDATGAADEAAAAGTTASSSTGSMTEPRERSERAAEPAEATGPTETDAAPTTEKPSEPTEEAPEAAAPDETDAASSDDATSVDAEPADDSSEGDAEPAEEATSVDAEPVDVIKGIGPAYADRLAGADVETVADLAAADAEALAAETGLSEKRIQGWIDRASVR, encoded by the coding sequence ATGGGAATCCTCCAGAAGCTGAAGTCGCTGCTCGGGGTCGGCGACTCGCCGTCGGACGCTGCGCGAGAGCGGGACGTCGGCGTGACCGTCGAGCGGGAACGTCGCGAGCGGGCCGATCCAGACGACCGCGTCGACGAGCCCGGAACGAGCGACGTCGATGCCACCGGCGCCGCCGACGAGGCGGCCGCTGCCGGCACGACCGCCTCGAGTTCCACCGGCTCGATGACGGAGCCACGTGAGCGTTCGGAACGGGCAGCCGAGCCCGCGGAAGCGACGGGGCCGACCGAAACAGATGCCGCACCGACGACCGAGAAACCGTCCGAACCGACCGAGGAGGCGCCGGAGGCAGCAGCGCCCGACGAAACGGACGCGGCCTCGAGCGACGACGCGACGTCAGTGGACGCTGAACCGGCCGACGACTCGAGTGAGGGCGACGCTGAACCGGCCGAGGAAGCGACGTCAGTGGACGCTGAACCGGTCGACGTGATCAAGGGGATCGGACCGGCGTACGCCGACCGGCTCGCCGGCGCCGACGTCGAGACCGTCGCCGACCTCGCCGCGGCCGACGCCGAGGCCCTCGCGGCCGAAACTGGCCTCTCGGAAAAGCGCATCCAGGGCTGGATCGATCGGGCGAGCGTCCGATAG
- a CDS encoding aminotransferase class IV: MSELQYHVDGDLVPASAATVSVDDRGFRYGDGAFETLRAYGGTIFEWDAHAERLERTCEHLHLEHGCSRADLRARMDETLAANDLVDAYVRLSITRGVQPGKLTPQPEVDPTVVVYVKPLPRGGLEGESVWDGPATVETVETRRIPDAALPAAAKTHNYLNGILARTELSPDADEALLCDLEGRVAEGATSNLCFVVDGELHTPTLEGPVLPGITRRVVLELAADADISTHEGWYEPADVRTADEAFLTNTTWELRPVASIDGHAIGGGPVTSLLAERFDERVEAESYSNN, from the coding sequence ATGAGCGAGTTGCAGTACCACGTCGACGGCGACCTCGTCCCCGCCTCGGCGGCGACGGTCTCGGTCGACGACCGCGGCTTTCGCTACGGCGACGGCGCGTTCGAGACCCTGCGGGCCTACGGCGGGACGATCTTCGAGTGGGACGCCCACGCCGAGCGACTCGAGCGAACCTGCGAGCATCTCCATCTCGAGCACGGCTGCTCGCGGGCGGACCTCCGGGCCCGAATGGACGAGACGCTGGCGGCGAACGACCTCGTGGACGCCTACGTCCGGCTCTCGATCACCCGCGGCGTCCAGCCGGGCAAACTCACGCCACAGCCCGAGGTCGATCCAACCGTCGTCGTCTACGTGAAGCCGCTCCCGCGTGGTGGGCTCGAGGGCGAGTCGGTCTGGGACGGCCCGGCGACGGTCGAGACGGTCGAGACGCGCCGGATTCCCGACGCGGCGCTCCCGGCCGCGGCGAAGACGCACAACTACCTCAACGGCATCCTCGCGCGAACGGAACTCTCGCCCGACGCCGACGAGGCGCTGCTCTGTGACCTCGAGGGGCGCGTCGCCGAGGGGGCGACCAGCAACCTCTGTTTCGTCGTCGACGGCGAGTTACACACCCCGACGCTCGAGGGGCCGGTGCTGCCGGGGATCACGCGCCGGGTAGTGCTCGAACTCGCAGCCGACGCGGACATTTCGACGCACGAGGGCTGGTACGAACCGGCCGACGTTCGCACGGCCGACGAGGCGTTCCTCACGAACACGACGTGGGAACTTCGTCCCGTCGCGTCGATCGACGGGCACGCGATCGGCGGCGGTCCGGTGACGTCGCTGCTGGCAGAACGGTTCGACGAACGGGTCGAAGCCGAGAGCTACAGTAACAACTGA
- a CDS encoding anthranilate synthase component II translates to MSDGDTRIIVIDNYDSFAYNLVQYVGEVADEVLVRRNDALSISDVHDLDPTGIVVSPGPGTPQEAGISIPLFEETDYPILGVCLGHQALCAANGAPVVHAPEVVHGKPSVVDHDGEGLFAGLPDRFQVGRYHSLAVERDDLPESLLETATTADEREVLMAVRHREKPHLGVQFHPESILTRESGAGEDGGAISLAVGKRMIRNFCALAAAHADDR, encoded by the coding sequence ATGAGTGACGGCGACACCCGAATCATCGTGATCGACAACTACGACTCGTTCGCGTACAACCTCGTCCAGTACGTGGGCGAGGTCGCCGACGAGGTGCTCGTCCGGCGAAACGACGCGCTCTCCATCTCTGACGTACACGACCTCGACCCCACGGGGATCGTCGTCTCGCCGGGGCCGGGGACACCCCAGGAGGCAGGCATCTCGATCCCCCTCTTCGAGGAGACCGACTACCCGATCCTCGGGGTCTGTCTCGGCCACCAGGCGCTGTGTGCCGCCAACGGCGCGCCCGTGGTTCACGCCCCGGAGGTCGTCCACGGCAAGCCCTCCGTCGTCGACCACGACGGCGAGGGGCTCTTCGCGGGCCTCCCCGACCGTTTCCAGGTCGGGCGCTATCACTCCCTGGCCGTCGAACGCGACGACCTGCCCGAGAGCTTGCTCGAGACGGCGACGACGGCCGACGAACGCGAGGTCCTGATGGCCGTCCGCCACCGCGAGAAACCCCACCTCGGTGTCCAGTTTCACCCCGAGAGCATCCTGACCCGCGAGTCGGGCGCCGGGGAGGACGGTGGTGCGATCTCGCTCGCGGTGGGCAAACGCATGATCCGAAACTTCTGTGCGCTGGCGGCCGCACACGCAGACGACCGATGA
- the pabB gene encoding aminodeoxychorismate synthase, component I, translating into MSDPYVVTTIDAFRRTAAGVAGGCGTTASRSSGTDVGSAGVRIPVEVRLTVDDPFLAYRRARPAGSDGGAFLETTGGQAGWGYFGVDPIDRLTVGPDAVSRDGESPTLAALEGLLSTEALSRGDCDVPFPGGAIGWLSYDVARELEALPGTAADDRGLPRLELCVYDRLAAWEEPRDGDRTTLRITACPRVGDDPDAAYERGRDRALELAHRIEAGDPSVGPPPVEATTATFESDCGREAFADRVRRVKAYVRDGDTFQTNISQRLVAPAAVHPVAAYDALRRVNPAPYSGLLEFRAADLVSASPELLLEREVPRTSDCSSERSPRERDGDFVRTEPIAGTRPRGATSEEDADLEADLLTDEKERAEHAMLVDLERNDLGKVCAYGTVEVDEYRRVDRYSEVMHLVSNVTGTLRDDVTLADAIAAVFPGGTITGAPKPRTMEIIDELEATRRGPYTGSVGIFGFDGRATLNIVIRTLVRHAEEHHLRVGAGIVHDSDPAREYDETLDKARALVTAVDEALGERAAMTVETDGGASADE; encoded by the coding sequence ATGAGCGATCCGTACGTCGTCACGACGATCGACGCGTTCAGGCGCACCGCTGCAGGTGTCGCCGGTGGGTGTGGGACGACGGCGAGTCGATCGTCGGGAACGGACGTCGGTTCCGCTGGCGTGCGGATCCCCGTCGAGGTCAGGCTCACCGTTGACGATCCGTTTCTCGCGTACCGACGCGCACGTCCGGCCGGAAGCGACGGGGGCGCGTTCCTCGAGACGACCGGCGGGCAGGCCGGCTGGGGATACTTCGGCGTCGACCCGATCGACCGGCTCACCGTCGGTCCCGACGCGGTTTCTCGCGACGGTGAGTCGCCGACGCTCGCGGCACTCGAGGGCCTCCTCTCCACCGAGGCCCTCTCCCGGGGTGATTGTGACGTCCCGTTTCCCGGCGGGGCGATCGGCTGGCTCTCCTACGACGTCGCCCGCGAACTCGAGGCGCTCCCGGGAACGGCGGCGGACGACCGCGGACTGCCGCGACTCGAGCTCTGCGTCTACGACCGACTCGCCGCCTGGGAGGAGCCACGCGACGGCGACCGAACCACGCTCCGGATCACCGCCTGTCCACGCGTCGGTGACGATCCCGACGCGGCCTACGAACGCGGACGCGACCGGGCGCTCGAACTCGCCCATCGGATCGAGGCGGGCGATCCGTCGGTCGGTCCCCCGCCGGTCGAGGCGACGACGGCGACCTTCGAGAGCGACTGCGGCCGGGAGGCGTTCGCCGACCGGGTTCGCCGCGTCAAGGCGTACGTCCGCGACGGTGACACCTTCCAGACGAACATCTCCCAGCGACTCGTCGCGCCCGCGGCCGTCCATCCCGTCGCCGCCTACGACGCCCTCCGTCGGGTGAACCCCGCGCCGTACTCCGGCCTGCTCGAGTTTCGAGCCGCGGACCTCGTGAGCGCGAGCCCCGAACTGCTACTCGAGCGCGAGGTGCCACGCACCTCGGATTGCTCGAGCGAACGGAGTCCGCGAGAGCGCGATGGGGACTTCGTCCGGACGGAGCCGATCGCGGGGACCCGCCCGCGGGGGGCGACCTCGGAGGAGGACGCCGACCTCGAGGCGGACCTGCTGACCGACGAGAAAGAACGGGCCGAACACGCGATGCTGGTCGACCTCGAGCGAAACGATCTCGGGAAGGTCTGTGCGTACGGCACCGTCGAGGTCGACGAGTATCGCCGGGTGGATCGCTACTCGGAGGTGATGCACCTCGTCTCGAACGTGACGGGGACACTCCGCGACGACGTAACGCTCGCGGACGCGATCGCAGCGGTGTTCCCCGGGGGGACGATCACCGGTGCGCCCAAACCGCGGACGATGGAGATAATCGACGAACTCGAGGCGACCCGCCGGGGGCCGTACACGGGCAGCGTGGGGATCTTCGGCTTCGACGGGCGCGCCACTCTGAACATCGTCATCCGGACGCTCGTTCGCCACGCTGAGGAGCACCACCTGCGCGTCGGCGCGGGGATCGTTCACGACTCCGATCCGGCTCGCGAGTACGACGAGACCCTCGACAAGGCCCGGGCGCTCGTGACCGCCGTCGACGAGGCCCTGGGCGAACGGGCGGCGATGACCGTCGAGACCGACGGAGGTGCGTCGGCCGATGAGTGA
- a CDS encoding shikimate dehydrogenase: MHVFGLIGNPVGHSLSPPMHEAAYDELGLEARYVTFEPESADLESAIRGADALGICGLNVTIPFKRDVLEYVEPDDLAKRIGAVNTIDFGGEHPTGHNTDAAGALRALERGDADLEGARAVLVGAGGAGRAIAFALADAGAAVAIANRTESTAHDLAAAVPNATGHGLESLPDLLADADVLVNATSVGMDEDVSPVPAGALHADLVVMDAVYSPLETRLLREAADAGATTIDGAWMLLYQGVEALERWTGEAAPVEAMNDALRSTL, translated from the coding sequence ATGCACGTCTTCGGTCTCATTGGCAACCCGGTCGGCCACTCGCTCTCGCCGCCGATGCACGAGGCAGCGTACGACGAACTCGGCCTCGAGGCCCGCTACGTCACGTTCGAACCGGAGTCCGCGGACCTCGAGTCGGCCATCCGCGGCGCCGACGCCCTGGGGATCTGCGGCCTGAACGTCACCATCCCGTTCAAGCGAGACGTCCTCGAGTACGTCGAGCCCGACGACCTCGCGAAACGGATCGGCGCGGTGAACACGATCGACTTCGGCGGCGAGCACCCGACGGGCCACAACACCGACGCCGCCGGCGCGTTGCGGGCGCTCGAGCGCGGCGACGCCGATCTCGAGGGCGCGCGGGCGGTGCTCGTCGGCGCCGGCGGCGCGGGCCGGGCGATCGCGTTCGCCCTCGCTGATGCGGGCGCGGCGGTCGCGATCGCAAACCGTACCGAGTCGACGGCGCACGACCTCGCCGCGGCGGTCCCGAACGCGACGGGACACGGCCTCGAGTCGCTCCCGGACCTGCTCGCCGACGCCGACGTGCTCGTCAACGCGACGAGCGTCGGGATGGACGAAGATGTCTCGCCCGTTCCGGCCGGTGCGCTCCACGCCGACCTCGTGGTGATGGACGCCGTCTACAGCCCGCTCGAGACGCGGCTCTTACGTGAGGCGGCCGACGCCGGGGCGACGACGATCGACGGCGCGTGGATGTTGCTCTACCAGGGCGTCGAGGCACTCGAGCGCTGGACGGGCGAGGCGGCACCGGTCGAGGCGATGAACGACGCGCTTCGATCGACCCTCTGA
- a CDS encoding D-aminoacyl-tRNA deacylase, translating to MIAIVESRADRASVHVCDYLRELVDWERRGDDTRPDGEGGSTWYRTDGAELRSFDDLHIELERPADAFEGDPDLLVFASRHSGGTGPLLTGHFTGNFGPAEFGGDDGELAATCPNALATLLESFDEYAPADYDVGMECTHHGPTDVGVPSLFAELGSDDEQWNDPAGAEAVARAILDLRDVAPHRDEQVVGFGGNHYAPRFTRIVRETPWAVGHVAADWALEAMAHPETERDVLAAAFEESDADCAVIDGEYPTLERVLDALGYEVVSETWLREVGDRPRSLVTAIEDELGTVDDGVRFGSERSEPFTVVDLPVKLVETAEGIDPDEVWAILENRTVAFTTRNGASRVGDRAAVPGEEVLQGVVADLAAILECKYDTVAIEDDAVVVSETAFDPKRARELGVSEGPAFGRLTSGDTVTVDGRTVAPEDVHVDRTHRFPV from the coding sequence GTGATCGCGATCGTCGAAAGTCGCGCCGACCGCGCCTCCGTCCACGTCTGTGATTACCTCCGTGAGCTCGTCGACTGGGAGCGACGCGGGGACGACACCCGGCCCGACGGCGAAGGCGGCAGCACCTGGTACCGGACCGACGGGGCGGAGCTCCGGTCGTTCGACGACCTCCACATCGAACTCGAGCGACCGGCCGACGCCTTCGAGGGAGACCCCGACCTGCTGGTGTTCGCCTCCCGACACTCGGGCGGCACCGGCCCGCTACTGACCGGCCACTTCACGGGTAACTTCGGCCCGGCCGAGTTCGGCGGCGACGATGGCGAGCTCGCCGCGACGTGCCCGAACGCACTCGCGACGCTGCTCGAGTCGTTCGACGAGTACGCCCCTGCGGACTACGACGTCGGGATGGAGTGTACCCACCACGGCCCGACCGACGTCGGCGTCCCCTCGCTGTTCGCCGAACTCGGAAGCGACGACGAGCAGTGGAACGATCCCGCAGGCGCCGAGGCCGTCGCGCGCGCTATTCTCGACCTCCGAGACGTCGCCCCTCACCGCGACGAACAGGTCGTCGGCTTCGGCGGCAACCACTACGCCCCCCGCTTTACGCGGATCGTCCGCGAGACCCCGTGGGCCGTCGGCCACGTCGCCGCCGACTGGGCGCTCGAGGCGATGGCCCACCCCGAGACCGAACGCGACGTGCTCGCGGCGGCGTTCGAGGAAAGCGACGCCGACTGCGCCGTCATCGACGGCGAGTATCCCACTCTCGAGCGAGTACTCGACGCTCTCGGCTACGAGGTCGTGAGCGAGACCTGGCTGCGCGAGGTCGGCGATCGCCCTCGCTCGCTCGTGACGGCGATCGAAGACGAACTCGGCACCGTCGACGACGGCGTTCGGTTCGGCAGCGAGCGATCGGAGCCGTTCACCGTCGTCGACTTACCGGTGAAACTGGTCGAGACGGCCGAGGGAATCGATCCGGACGAGGTATGGGCAATCCTCGAGAACCGGACCGTCGCCTTCACGACCAGAAACGGTGCGAGCCGCGTCGGCGATCGGGCCGCCGTCCCGGGCGAGGAGGTGCTCCAGGGGGTCGTCGCCGACCTCGCGGCGATCCTCGAGTGCAAGTACGACACGGTGGCCATCGAGGACGACGCCGTCGTCGTGTCGGAGACGGCGTTCGACCCGAAACGGGCGCGTGAGCTGGGCGTCAGCGAGGGACCGGCGTTCGGTCGGCTGACGAGCGGTGACACCGTCACCGTCGACGGCAGAACGGTCGCTCCCGAAGACGTTCACGTCGACCGAACGCATCGGTTCCCGGTTTAG
- a CDS encoding HTH domain-containing protein — protein sequence MTTEPTTSRRVELRVRDDTPTPVLETADRIASRLRRLEDDDQIAEYALESWGCRQLRPAEAVEAPTAAVVEAYRSWADNAGHTLEPAFCRREVSSMVSETSYTKLVVPFVTIAVYDGEELECVAPCSNGAAVCTVDDCLAALEGGAPDLVAESLDSDSVGDVESAERQVHPA from the coding sequence ATGACGACCGAGCCAACCACCTCCCGACGAGTCGAATTGCGCGTTCGAGACGATACGCCGACGCCAGTCCTCGAGACAGCCGACCGAATCGCCTCCCGGTTGCGACGGCTCGAGGACGACGATCAGATCGCCGAGTACGCTCTCGAGAGCTGGGGGTGTCGACAGCTCCGGCCGGCCGAAGCCGTCGAAGCGCCGACGGCGGCCGTCGTCGAGGCCTATCGCTCGTGGGCCGACAACGCCGGCCACACGCTCGAGCCGGCGTTCTGCCGACGCGAGGTCTCCTCGATGGTCTCGGAGACGTCCTACACGAAACTCGTCGTCCCGTTCGTGACGATCGCCGTCTACGACGGCGAAGAACTCGAGTGCGTGGCTCCGTGTTCGAACGGAGCAGCGGTCTGCACCGTCGACGACTGTCTGGCCGCGCTCGAGGGCGGCGCGCCCGACCTGGTCGCCGAGTCGCTCGACTCGGATTCGGTGGGCGACGTCGAGAGCGCCGAGCGACAGGTCCATCCGGCGTGA
- the ftsZ gene encoding cell division protein FtsZ, with protein MDSIIEDAIDEAEDESPEEFDAEADLEAENASGTMTDEELADVLQDLQTDITVVGCGGAGGNTVNRMTEEGIHGAKLVAANTDVQHLVEIDADTKILMGEQKTGGRGAGSLPQVGEEAALESQQDIYDAIEGSDMVFVTAGLGGGTGTGSAPVVAKAARETGALTISIVTTPFTAEGEVRRTNAEAGLERLRDVSDTVIVVPNDRLLDSVGKLPVRQAFKVSDEVLMRSVKGITELITKPGLVNLDFADVRTVMERGGVAMIGLGEADSEAKAEDSVKTALRSPLLDVDISSANSALVNVTGGNDMSIEEAEGVVEEIYDRIDPDARIIWGTSIDESLEGSMRTMIVVTGVDSPQIYGRPETEAVGPGANDIDFVE; from the coding sequence ATGGACTCCATCATCGAAGACGCTATCGACGAGGCCGAGGACGAGAGCCCGGAGGAGTTCGACGCCGAGGCCGACCTCGAAGCCGAAAACGCGAGCGGGACGATGACCGACGAGGAGTTAGCCGACGTACTACAGGACCTCCAGACGGATATCACGGTCGTCGGCTGTGGTGGCGCGGGCGGAAACACCGTCAACCGGATGACCGAGGAGGGGATCCACGGTGCGAAACTCGTCGCCGCTAACACGGACGTTCAGCACCTCGTCGAGATCGACGCCGACACGAAGATCCTGATGGGCGAACAGAAGACCGGCGGCCGCGGCGCGGGCTCGCTCCCGCAGGTCGGCGAGGAAGCCGCCCTCGAGAGCCAGCAGGACATCTACGACGCCATCGAGGGCTCTGACATGGTGTTCGTCACTGCCGGACTCGGCGGCGGTACTGGCACGGGCTCTGCCCCCGTCGTCGCCAAGGCCGCCCGCGAGACCGGCGCACTCACCATCTCGATCGTCACGACCCCCTTCACCGCGGAAGGCGAAGTCCGGCGAACGAACGCGGAGGCCGGCCTCGAGCGCCTGCGCGACGTCTCCGACACCGTCATCGTCGTCCCGAACGACCGCCTGCTCGACTCGGTCGGCAAACTCCCCGTTCGACAAGCGTTCAAGGTGTCCGACGAGGTGTTGATGCGGTCGGTCAAAGGCATCACCGAACTCATCACGAAGCCCGGGCTCGTCAACCTCGACTTCGCCGACGTCCGCACCGTCATGGAACGTGGTGGCGTCGCGATGATCGGGCTCGGCGAGGCCGATTCGGAAGCGAAAGCCGAAGATTCCGTCAAGACGGCACTGCGATCACCCCTGCTCGACGTCGACATCTCCAGCGCGAACTCCGCGCTCGTCAACGTCACCGGCGGCAACGACATGTCCATCGAGGAAGCAGAAGGCGTCGTCGAGGAGATCTACGACCGGATCGACCCCGACGCACGCATCATCTGGGGGACCTCGATCGACGAGAGCCTCGAGGGCAGCATGCGGACGATGATCGTCGTCACCGGCGTCGACTCGCCACAGATCTACGGCCGTCCCGAAACCGAAGCGGTCGGACCGGGCGCGAACGACATCGATTTCGTCGAGTGA